Proteins from a single region of Candidatus Komeilibacteria bacterium CG_4_10_14_0_2_um_filter_37_10:
- a CDS encoding ferredoxin oxidoreductase: MKKVLTGNEVVIEAALASGATGYAGYPITPTTEIMTEWEQKATKNKQQLLFIQSEDEMAAGFMTCGMIIGGRKAFTATGGPGNVLMQDPLSMAESLRLPLVVIVGQRGGPSTGSVIYSQQELFLSAWGGNSEGYRIVYSASNLTDLYNCVIKAFNVAWTYRWPAIVLTDGYLLKTENEVDIMPPKKIVSSYPLMVKKTVRDTSNESEYVNWCNTYSTEEDLYVFNKTLHQDFAAMTKKIVEYEIYPQMRKTMIVAHGLIAASVKEALLNDQNCFLFRPITINPFPVQEFNKCAAAVDKIIVIESAYNQLIRVVKENLQ, from the coding sequence ATGAAAAAAGTTTTGACTGGTAATGAAGTTGTTATTGAAGCTGCGCTCGCTAGTGGTGCGACTGGCTACGCCGGTTATCCAATTACACCAACGACCGAGATCATGACCGAGTGGGAGCAAAAAGCTACTAAAAATAAGCAACAATTATTATTTATTCAAAGTGAAGATGAAATGGCTGCGGGCTTTATGACTTGTGGTATGATCATCGGTGGCCGCAAGGCCTTTACTGCTACCGGTGGGCCAGGTAACGTTTTAATGCAGGACCCACTTTCTATGGCCGAGAGTCTACGATTACCGCTAGTAGTCATCGTTGGTCAACGCGGTGGTCCATCAACAGGATCAGTTATTTACTCGCAACAGGAGCTATTTTTAAGCGCCTGGGGTGGTAATAGCGAAGGTTATCGGATTGTTTATTCTGCCAGTAATTTAACAGATTTGTATAACTGTGTTATTAAAGCTTTTAATGTTGCCTGGACTTACCGTTGGCCAGCTATAGTATTGACCGATGGTTATTTATTAAAAACAGAGAACGAAGTTGATATTATGCCACCCAAGAAAATTGTGTCCAGTTATCCGTTAATGGTAAAAAAAACAGTTCGTGATACAAGCAACGAAAGTGAATATGTTAATTGGTGCAATACTTATTCAACCGAAGAAGATTTGTATGTTTTTAACAAGACTCTTCATCAGGATTTTGCAGCGATGACAAAAAAAATAGTTGAGTATGAGATCTATCCGCAGATGAGAAAAACGATGATCGTTGCTCATGGTTTGATCGCAGCTTCGGTTAAAGAGGCTCTGTTAAATGATCAGAATTGTTTTCTTTTTCGACCGATTACTATCAATCCATTTCCCGTGCAGGAATTTAACAAGTGCGCAGCCGCCGTGGATAAAATCATAGTAATTGAGTCAGCCTATAATCAGTTAATCAGAGTAGTTAAAGAAAATTTACAAG